The following proteins are encoded in a genomic region of Catharus ustulatus isolate bCatUst1 chromosome 4, bCatUst1.pri.v2, whole genome shotgun sequence:
- the LOC116995888 gene encoding cytochrome P450 2D14-like — protein sequence MALLLWLGSQLSSVWSNISVLGIFLTVFTLLLDFMKRRKKWSHYPPGPASLPFVGTMLSIDFHNPHHSFSQLQKKFGNIFSLQNCWTNLVVLNGYKTVKEALVHKSEDFADRPSFPIYEHLGYGKNSEGLIVARYGHVWKELRRFTLTTLRNFGMGKKSLEERVVEEAGYLCSAIKSEEGKSFDVQILLNNAVCNMICSIVFGDRFDYGDETFKKLSELFQNSLNEEGGFLPQFLNVVPFLLRVPGVPKRAFRAQSELMDFIDVILEKHMKTWDPADPRDLTDVFLKEMEKGKEAEENGFNYKNLRLVALDLFTAGSETTSTTLRWALLYMLLHPEIQSKVQAEIDKVIGRERPPTMKDQASMPYTNAVIHEVQRCGDIVPIGLPHMTYRDTELQGFFIPKGTTIITNLSSVLKDETVWKKPNEFHPEHFLDAKGQFVKPEAFLPFSAGRRACLGEQLARMELFLFFTTLLQKFTFVLPEDQPRPREDGHFALTNSPHPFLLRALPR from the exons ATGGCCTTGCTCCTGTGGCTGGGGTCCCAGCTGTCATCAGTCTGGAGCAATATCTCTGTACTGGGAATTTTTCTTACAGTGTTTACTTTGCTGCTTGACTTCATGAAGCGCAGAAAGAAGTGGAGCCATTACCCACCGGGCCCAGCCTCGCTGCCGTTTGTCGGGACCATGCTCTCCATTGACTTCCACAACCCCCATCACTCCTTCAGCCAG CTTCAGAAGAAGTTTGGGAACATCTTCAGTCTCCAAAACTGCTGGACCAACCTGGTAGTGCTGAATGGGTATAAAACAGTGAAGGAAGCCCTGGTCCACAAATCGGAGGACTTTGCTGACCGGCCGTCATTTCCAATATATGAACATTTGGGCTATGGGAAGAATTCTGAAG GGCTTATTGTAGCAAGATATGGGCACGTCTGGAAGGAGCTAAGGAGATTCACACTCACTACACTGAGGAACTTTGGGATGGGAAAGAAATCCCTGGAGGAGCGAGTGGTAGAAGAAGCTGGATATCTTTGTTCTGCCATCAAGTCTGAAGAAG gtAAATCTTTTGATGtacaaattcttttaaataatgctgTCTGCAACATGATCTGCAGCATTGTCTTTGGAGACCGTTTTGACTACGGTGATGAGACGTTCAAGAAGCTGTCAGAGTTATTTCAAAATTCCTTGAATGAAGAAGGTGGATTCCTGCCTCAG TTTCTTAACGTGGTGCCCTTTCTGTTGCGCGTCCCTGGAGTGCCAAAGAGAGCCTTTCGAGCACAAAGTGAGTTAATGGACTTCATAGATGTGATCCTAGAGAAGCATATGAAGACCTGGGACCCTGCTGACCCCCGAGATCTCACAgatgtgtttttaaaggaaatggaGAAG GGTAAGGAAGCTGAAGAGAATGGTTTCAACTACAAAAACCTTCGTCTGGTGGCCCTGGACTTGTTTACAGCTGGTTCTGAGACCACATCCACCACTCTCCGGTGGGCATTGCTGTACATGCTTCTCCACCCAGAAATACAGA GTAAGGTCCAGGCAGAGATTGATAAAGTGATTGGCAGAGAGAGACCCCCCACCATGAAGGACCAAGCAAGCATGCCGTACACTAATGCTGTGATCCATGAAGTGCAACGCTGCGGGGATATTGTTCCTATTGGGCTACCTCACATGACGTACCGGGACACTGAGTTGCAAGGCTTCTTTATTCCCAAG GGGACAACAATCATCACCAACTTGTCTTCCGTGCTGAAGGATGAGACAGTCTGGAAGAAACCAAACGAGTTTCACCCTGAACACTTCCTGGATGCAAAGGGGCAGTTTGTGAAACCAGAGgccttcctgcccttctcagcag GTCGCCGTGCCTGTCTAGGAGAACAGCTGGCCAGGATGGagctctttctcttctttacCACTCTCCTGCAGAAATTCACTTTTGTGCTCCCCGAGGACCAGCCCAGGCCACGGGAGGACGGTCACTTTGCACTCACCAACTCTCCACACCCATTCCTGTTGCGAGCTCTCCCAAGATAA